TCCAGGGCGTCGTGCTCGAGATTCGTCGTATCGAACAGGCGCCGCGCCTCGGTGAGAAAAGCACAGACTCCCTCTTTGCCGAGGACCTTCTTCACCGCCTCGGCGTCGTAGGTTTCCGGGGCGAGGTAGAAGGGGCGCACGTAGAAGTCGTAGTCGCCGAGGAGTTTCGGCCGGTCGCCGATGCGGTCCACAATCTCCACCAGGCGTCCCCAGCCCGCGGAGCCCTCGGCGATGTCGCCGGGGAGCGCCCCGGCCTCGCGCAGGTGGTCCAGCGCCCGGCGGGCCCGCTCCTCGGGTGGGAGCATCCGCAGATGCTCGCCGTTGACGTAGCGGCACTTGTCGTAATCGAAGACGGCGGCGGTGTTGGAGATGCGCTCCGTGGAGAAGGCGGCCGTCAGCTCGTCCAGCGTGTAAAGCTCCCGCTCGGTCCCCTCGTTCCAGCCCAACAGCGCCAGGTAGTTCACCAGCCCCTCGGGGAGGTAGCCCAGGCGGCGGAACTCGGCCAGCGACGTGGCCCCGTGGCGCTTGGAGAGCTTCTGCCGGTCCGGCCCCAGAATCATCGGCAGGTGGATGAAGACCGGCGGCTCCGCGCCCAGCGCCCGGTATAAAAGAATCTGCTTCGGCGTGTTGGAGATGTGGTCGTCGCCCCGCAGGACGTGGGTGATGCGCATGGCGACGTCGTCCACGGTGACGGTGAAATTGTAGAGCGGGTGCCCGAGGGCGACCGACGGCCTGCGCCAGATGATGAAGTCCTCGATGTCCGCGTCGGCGAAGGAGACCCGTCCGCGCTGGGTCGGCTCCACCCAGGCGGTTTTGCCGGAGGCATAGCTCGCTTCGCTCGGTTCGCTCGGTTCGCTCGGTTCGCCAGCGGGGACGGCGAAGCGCACGGCGTAAGGCTCTCCGGCGTCCATTCGCCGGTGGGCCTCCCCGCGGTCGAGGCCCCGGCAGCGGCCCGAGTAGCGGTAGGCCTCCTTCCGCTCGTGCGCCTTATCCCGCTCGGCGTCCAGCTCCTCGGGGGAACAGAAGCAGGGGTAGGCGGCGCCGGAATCCAGGAGCCTCTGGGCGGCTTCCCGGTAAAAGTCGTACCGCTCGCTCTGCAGGTAGGGCGCGCAGGGGCCGCCCACGTCCGGGCCCTCGTCCCAGTCCAGACCCAGCCAGCGCAGGGCCGCAAGAATCGCCCTGAGCGACTCCGGCGTCGAGCGCTCCACGTCCGTGTCCTCGATGCGCAGGATGTAGGCTCCCCCCGTCCCCTTGGCGAGGAGAAAGTTGTAGAGGGCGGTGCGCACGTGGCCCACGTGGAGATGCCCGGTGGGGCTGGGCGCGAAACGAACCCTGGGGCTTTCGGACTGGATATTCATCCCCATGAGGGAACCCCCCACCCCGACCCGTAGGCGCGCCTCCCCCCAGAGGGGGGAGGGAGATAAGGGGCGGACCGCAGCCCGCCCCGTTTTTTGCCGAAGGCATAGCTCGCTTCGCTCGGTTCATCTACTCGCGGACCGAC
This is a stretch of genomic DNA from bacterium. It encodes these proteins:
- the gltX gene encoding glutamate--tRNA ligase, producing the protein MGMNIQSESPRVRFAPSPTGHLHVGHVRTALYNFLLAKGTGGAYILRIEDTDVERSTPESLRAILAALRWLGLDWDEGPDVGGPCAPYLQSERYDFYREAAQRLLDSGAAYPCFCSPEELDAERDKAHERKEAYRYSGRCRGLDRGEAHRRMDAGEPYAVRFAVPAGEPSEPSEPSEASYASGKTAWVEPTQRGRVSFADADIEDFIIWRRPSVALGHPLYNFTVTVDDVAMRITHVLRGDDHISNTPKQILLYRALGAEPPVFIHLPMILGPDRQKLSKRHGATSLAEFRRLGYLPEGLVNYLALLGWNEGTERELYTLDELTAAFSTERISNTAAVFDYDKCRYVNGEHLRMLPPEERARRALDHLREAGALPGDIAEGSAGWGRLVEIVDRIGDRPKLLGDYDFYVRPFYLAPETYDAEAVKKVLGKEGVCAFLTEARRLFDTTNLEHDALEEAFRAKAEELGVGLGKLVQPVRVALTGGTVGIGLFETVVLLGREETLARIDACLGFIGER